In the genome of Drosophila subpulchrella strain 33 F10 #4 breed RU33 chromosome 2L, RU_Dsub_v1.1 Primary Assembly, whole genome shotgun sequence, one region contains:
- the LOC119546966 gene encoding proline-rich protein 4 yields MPYYEEERRHHHHHHHGGRPIVEVDIVPPRIPRPVIEIGVGGRYPPPPPRVEVITPANVYQPPPRPIIEVDVVPPSRPFIEFNIGGRRPPPREEVIIVQQPPPPRW; encoded by the coding sequence ATGCCCTACTACGAGGAGGAACGTCGCCATcaccaccatcatcatcatggaGGAAGGCCAATTGTGGAGGTGGACATTGTGCCGCCGAGGATCCCGCGGCCGGTGATCGAGATCGGAGTGGGTGGGCGCTATCCACCGCCGCCCCCCAGGGTGGAGGTCATCACCCCAGCCAACGTCTACCAGCCCCCACCGCGCCCCATCATCGAGGTCGATGTGGTGCCCCCAAGTCGTCCCTTCATCGAGTTCAACATCGGGGGTCGGCGTCCTCCGCCCAGGGAGGAGGTCATCATCGTCCAGCAGCCCCCACCGCCCAGGTGGTAG
- the LOC119546967 gene encoding uncharacterized protein LOC119546967 yields MRYYEDPCGYPARHHHGRPNIEIDVVPGWGGAYYPPPPPPRPTEVVYMTPAATYVPGPQMIVPQPYGGVTVTQNGYYPQQAYEYQYQQYQQPYNNTPYQQW; encoded by the coding sequence ATGCGGTACTATGAGGATCCATGCGGCTATCCTGCTCGCCATCACCATGGTCGTCCAAATATCGAGATTGATGTGGTTCCCGGTTGGGGTGGCGCATATTATCCGCCGCCGCCTCCGCCTCGGCCCACCGAGGTCGTATACATGACCCCGGCGGCCACCTATGTGCCGGGACCCCAGATGATAGTCCCGCAGCCCTACGGCGGCGTTACCGTGACCCAAAATGGATATTATCCGCAGCAGGCCTACGAGTATCAGTACCAGCAGTATCAGCAGCCCTACAACAACACCCCCTATCAGCAGTGGTGA
- the LOC119547641 gene encoding leucine-rich repeat extensin-like protein 3, with the protein MPPPPHDHCGGPPPHRRGPVIKVQIAPPWPRRHHRPPPQVVVVQQQPPPPPPPVMVVQQAPPPPYYQYPPPPPPSGSSHYHNPQY; encoded by the coding sequence ATGCCACCACCACCCCACGATCACTGCGGAGGGCCACCCCCACATCGCCGCGGGCCCGTGATTAAGGTCCAGATCGCACCTCCATGGCCACGTCGTCACCACCGCCCACCACCCCAAGTGGTGGTggtgcagcagcagccaccccCACCACCACCGCCAGTTATGGTGGTGCAACAGGCGCCGCCACCGCCCTACTACCAGTACCCACCACCCCCACCACCCTCCGGGAGCAGCCACTACCACAACCCACAATATTGA